In Polaribacter sp. L3A8, a genomic segment contains:
- the cobT gene encoding nicotinate-nucleotide--dimethylbenzimidazole phosphoribosyltransferase, with protein sequence MISKITALSKEIETALQKKIDFKTKPIGSLGMLEDIAIKIGSIQNTLTPKITTPTIVVFAGDHGITKSKKVSPYPQEVTQQMVLNFLNGGAAINVFCKQNKIDLKIVDAGVNADLDKNKALISAKIAKGTKDFSIEKAMTITQCNAAIKKGQEIVNTSYQNKCNTIGFGEMGIGNTSSAALLMSYFTKINIESCVGKGTGLDSEGLQQKKTVLKEVYQKHINNIESPTDALATFGGFEIVMMAGAILEAAALKMTILIDGFIVTAALLAAITIDKNVIDYCIFTHSSGEQGHQKILDFLNVKPILNLGLRLGEGTGAAVALPIIQSATLFLNEMATFESANISEA encoded by the coding sequence ATGATATCAAAAATTACTGCACTTTCTAAAGAAATTGAAACAGCACTTCAAAAAAAAATAGACTTTAAAACAAAACCTATTGGGTCTTTAGGTATGTTAGAAGATATTGCTATTAAAATAGGAAGTATTCAAAATACGTTAACTCCAAAAATTACTACGCCAACTATTGTTGTTTTTGCGGGAGATCATGGCATTACAAAATCCAAAAAAGTAAGTCCATATCCACAAGAAGTAACACAACAAATGGTGTTGAATTTCTTAAACGGAGGCGCTGCAATTAATGTTTTTTGTAAGCAAAATAAAATTGACCTAAAAATTGTTGACGCTGGTGTAAATGCAGATTTGGATAAAAACAAAGCATTAATTTCTGCTAAAATAGCAAAGGGAACAAAAGATTTTTCTATAGAAAAAGCGATGACAATTACACAATGTAATGCAGCTATAAAAAAAGGACAAGAAATTGTAAATACCTCGTATCAAAACAAATGTAATACCATTGGTTTTGGAGAAATGGGCATTGGCAACACATCTTCTGCAGCACTTTTAATGAGTTATTTTACAAAAATTAATATAGAAAGCTGTGTTGGTAAAGGAACCGGTTTAGATAGTGAAGGATTGCAACAAAAAAAGACGGTTTTAAAAGAAGTGTATCAAAAACACATCAATAATATAGAATCACCAACAGATGCACTTGCTACTTTTGGTGGTTTCGAAATTGTAATGATGGCAGGTGCTATTTTAGAAGCTGCTGCTTTAAAAATGACAATTTTAATAGATGGTTTTATTGTAACAGCAGCATTACTTGCCGCAATTACTATTGATAAAAATGTAATAGACTATTGTATTTTTACACATTCGTCTGGAGAACAAGGGCATCAAAAAATATTAGATTTCTTAAATGTAAAACCAATTTTAAATTTAGGTTTGCGTTTAGGAGAAGGTACTGGAGCTGCGGTAGCATTGCCAATTATACAATCTGCAACACTATTTTTAAACGAAATGGCAACCTTTGAAAGTGCCAACATCAGCGAAGCTTAA
- a CDS encoding adenosylcobinamide-GDP ribazoletransferase — MKKEVHYFLTAILFFTRIPCPKWVGHSSEMLNKSNRYFSLVGILVGSIAALIYYLATFIFTSEIAIILSMIASIWTTGAFHEDGFADTCDGFGGGWTKEKILIIMKDSRLGTFGVVGLFSVLILKFSAIQTLSLSNVNIPLLIISGHAISRFIATILLYTHPYVRDIDSSKIKPTTTQMSTKSLVISFIFGVLPLFFFKNHWVFLSLIPLLIAYWYLARFFKKWIGGQTGDCAGALQQVAEVVFYLFILTLWKLY, encoded by the coding sequence ATGAAAAAAGAAGTCCATTATTTTTTAACTGCCATATTATTCTTCACCAGAATACCATGCCCAAAATGGGTGGGTCATTCGTCTGAAATGCTGAATAAAAGTAACCGATACTTTTCTTTAGTAGGTATTTTAGTAGGATCTATTGCTGCACTTATTTACTACTTAGCTACTTTTATTTTCACCTCAGAAATTGCCATTATTTTAAGTATGATTGCTTCTATTTGGACAACAGGCGCTTTTCATGAAGATGGTTTTGCAGATACCTGCGATGGTTTTGGTGGCGGTTGGACCAAAGAAAAAATTCTAATAATCATGAAAGATTCTCGGTTAGGAACCTTTGGTGTAGTTGGTTTATTTTCTGTGTTAATTTTAAAGTTTTCGGCAATACAAACACTCAGTTTATCTAATGTAAATATTCCGTTACTTATTATTTCGGGGCATGCTATCAGTCGTTTTATAGCTACTATCCTACTCTACACACATCCGTATGTAAGAGATATTGATAGTTCTAAAATAAAACCTACAACGACACAAATGAGTACTAAATCTTTAGTAATTTCTTTCATTTTTGGAGTTTTACCACTTTTCTTTTTTAAAAATCATTGGGTATTTCTAAGCCTTATTCCGCTATTAATAGCGTATTGGTATTTAGCACGCTTTTTCAAAAAATGGATTGGCGGACAAACAGGTGATTGCGCCGGAGCTTTACAGCAAGTTGCTGAAGTTGTTTTTTATCTATTTATACTTACTTTATGGAAATTATATTAA
- a CDS encoding LuxR C-terminal-related transcriptional regulator — protein MDLKNEEASLFQEKLVLLLNGFYYGAAFLVILFSLSYFYFFKDNAFIYHAFLLTCISFSFIIFDGSLNLLHVDNENIELLILLDYILLSFSSLKFGNSFLMLEKYFPAVKKYNFILFLNIVLFVILFYIFKINAFYIILSTLTLVFLFVYWCLGVLLFKRNKHTKLFVFSYVFILFSGLDFFVLKNFGISLFESNQTNLKVGGFLQIIVLSYAVLYREKDLRKYNFFMKNEIIKYSKKIKQLTTQEQEEPQKENLENLSIREKEIFDLIVSGKSNKEIAGEIHISVNTVKFHVKNIYGKLKIKSRKEALIIENQTKH, from the coding sequence GTGGACCTTAAAAACGAGGAAGCTTCCTTATTTCAAGAAAAATTAGTACTGTTACTTAATGGGTTTTATTATGGGGCCGCGTTTTTAGTGATTCTTTTTAGCCTTAGTTATTTTTATTTTTTTAAAGACAATGCCTTTATATACCATGCGTTTTTACTGACCTGTATTTCTTTTAGTTTTATAATTTTTGATGGGTCATTAAATTTACTTCATGTTGATAATGAAAATATAGAACTGTTAATTCTATTAGATTACATTTTACTGAGTTTTAGTTCGTTAAAATTTGGAAATAGTTTTCTGATGTTAGAGAAATACTTCCCTGCTGTAAAAAAGTATAATTTTATTTTATTTTTAAATATTGTATTATTTGTAATCTTGTTTTATATTTTTAAAATAAATGCATTTTATATAATATTAAGTACTTTAACATTAGTATTCTTATTTGTTTATTGGTGTTTAGGTGTTTTACTTTTTAAAAGAAATAAGCATACTAAACTCTTTGTATTCTCATATGTCTTTATATTGTTTAGTGGTTTAGACTTTTTTGTGTTAAAAAACTTTGGAATTTCATTATTTGAAAGTAACCAAACCAATTTAAAAGTAGGTGGCTTTCTGCAAATTATTGTATTATCATATGCTGTATTGTATAGAGAAAAAGACTTAAGAAAATATAATTTTTTCATGAAAAATGAGATTATTAAATATTCTAAAAAAATAAAACAACTTACTACACAAGAACAAGAGGAACCTCAAAAGGAAAATTTAGAAAACTTAAGTATTCGAGAAAAAGAAATTTTTGATTTAATTGTATCTGGTAAGTCGAATAAAGAAATAGCTGGTGAAATACATATCTCTGTAAACACGGTTAAATTTCATGTGAAAAATATTTACGGAAAACTAAAAATTAAAAGTAGAAAAGAAGCATTAATCATCGAAAACCAGACTAAACACTAG
- a CDS encoding ABC transporter substrate-binding protein, with translation MKHLLSLLLITTFFISCQKKEAPKTIETSVKSTIKYAKGFDIITIGNQKKLIIKKPYQNAKNGFTYLLGDKTDISKNELKIPVNNIVVTSTTHISMLEQIGAENYLVGFPQTNFISSEKTRKRIADGHVIELGSEQTMNTERLLELAPELVIGFGLNGNNKTYKTIARNGIPVVYNGDWLEETPLGRAEWVKFFGILFNKEKEADSVFKAIETDYLAVKKIALKAKKIPTIISGSLFKDIWYMPAGKSFIATYFRDANTNYLWKDSEGNGSLPLSVESVLDKAQDANFWVGCGLYENKEDMLKSNQYYNSFTAFKESNIYTYATKKGATGGLIYFETSPTRPDLLLKDIIKITHPDLLPKYNLTFFEKMQ, from the coding sequence ATGAAACATCTTTTATCTCTCTTACTTATTACTACCTTTTTTATTTCTTGTCAGAAAAAGGAAGCTCCTAAAACAATAGAAACTTCTGTAAAAAGCACCATAAAATATGCCAAAGGATTTGATATCATTACAATTGGCAATCAGAAGAAATTAATTATAAAAAAACCGTATCAAAACGCAAAAAATGGGTTTACTTATTTACTTGGTGATAAAACGGATATTAGCAAAAATGAGTTAAAAATTCCGGTTAACAACATTGTAGTTACAAGTACTACACATATATCTATGTTAGAACAAATTGGCGCAGAAAATTATTTAGTAGGCTTTCCTCAAACAAACTTTATTTCATCAGAAAAAACAAGAAAACGCATTGCAGATGGTCATGTAATAGAATTAGGGAGTGAGCAAACTATGAATACAGAAAGACTCTTAGAACTTGCTCCAGAACTTGTAATTGGTTTTGGTTTAAATGGTAATAATAAAACATATAAAACGATTGCAAGAAACGGAATTCCTGTTGTTTATAATGGAGATTGGTTAGAAGAAACTCCTTTAGGACGCGCAGAATGGGTTAAATTTTTTGGTATTTTATTTAATAAAGAAAAAGAAGCCGATAGTGTTTTTAAAGCTATTGAAACAGATTATTTGGCCGTTAAAAAAATAGCTTTAAAAGCAAAGAAAATTCCTACTATTATTTCTGGTAGTTTATTTAAAGATATATGGTATATGCCTGCAGGAAAAAGCTTTATAGCCACTTATTTTAGAGATGCTAACACCAATTATTTATGGAAAGATAGCGAAGGAAACGGTAGTTTGCCTTTAAGTGTAGAAAGTGTTTTAGATAAAGCACAAGATGCTAATTTTTGGGTGGGTTGTGGCTTGTACGAGAACAAGGAAGACATGTTAAAATCGAATCAATATTACAACTCTTTTACTGCTTTTAAAGAAAGTAATATTTATACCTACGCAACTAAAAAAGGCGCAACTGGCGGACTTATATATTTTGAAACATCGCCTACAAGACCCGATTTACTTTTAAAGGATATTATAAAAATTACACATCCAGATTTGTTACCAAAATATAATTTAACATTTTTTGAAAAAATGCAATAA
- the cobC gene encoding alpha-ribazole phosphatase yields MEIILIRHTTPKIAKGICYGQSDIDVTDTFLEEITPILQEVSLDDSETVVYSSPLKRCKKLAEKLSNIVLFDDRLKELDFGDWELQNWNDINKEALDIWMNDFVKVATTNGESYLDLHARTTSFLLEIAKKEYKKVVIVTHAGVIRSLFSFINKTPLEKSFDLKLQYAQVLKIKY; encoded by the coding sequence ATGGAAATTATATTAATTAGACATACCACGCCAAAAATAGCTAAAGGAATTTGCTACGGACAATCGGACATAGATGTTACCGATACTTTTTTAGAAGAAATAACCCCTATTTTACAAGAAGTTTCTCTTGATGATAGTGAAACTGTTGTGTATAGTAGTCCATTAAAAAGGTGTAAAAAGTTAGCCGAAAAGTTATCAAATATTGTTCTTTTTGATGATCGCCTAAAAGAGTTAGATTTTGGAGATTGGGAATTACAAAACTGGAACGACATTAACAAAGAAGCCTTAGATATTTGGATGAATGACTTTGTAAAGGTTGCCACTACAAATGGCGAATCTTATTTAGATTTGCACGCTAGAACTACCAGTTTTTTATTAGAAATAGCAAAAAAAGAATACAAAAAAGTTGTTATTGTAACGCATGCCGGTGTAATTAGAAGCTTGTTTTCTTTTATCAATAAAACTCCGTTAGAAAAATCTTTTGATTTAAAATTGCAATACGCACAAGTATTAAAAATAAAATATTAA
- a CDS encoding GMP reductase: MRIENELKLGFKDVMIRPKRSTLKSRSQVSLEREFTFLHSDISWKGIPIMAANMDTVGTFEMAKALAKHGLFTAIHKHYSLEEWSNFAANADEKTLQNIAVSTGTGKGDSEKVKQILAKFPQINFICVDVANGYSEHFVNFVQKMRKNHPNKVIIAGNVVTGEMVEELLLAGADIIKVGIGPGSVCTTRVKTGVGYPQLSAIIECADAAHGMGGHIISDGGCKIPGDLSKAFGGSADFVMLGGMLAGHTESGGELIEDNGEKFKAFYGMSSTTAMNIHAGGVANYRASEGKTVKVPFKGNVDDTIIDILGGIRSTCTYVGASRLKELTKRTTFIRVQEQENQVYS, translated from the coding sequence ATGAGAATAGAAAATGAATTAAAATTAGGTTTTAAAGATGTAATGATTCGTCCAAAACGATCTACATTAAAATCACGTTCGCAAGTAAGTTTAGAAAGAGAATTTACTTTTTTACATAGCGATATTTCTTGGAAAGGAATACCAATAATGGCTGCTAACATGGATACCGTTGGCACGTTCGAAATGGCAAAAGCACTTGCAAAACATGGTCTATTTACTGCAATTCATAAACACTATTCTTTAGAAGAATGGAGCAATTTTGCAGCAAATGCTGATGAAAAAACATTACAAAATATTGCCGTTAGTACAGGAACCGGAAAAGGAGATTCTGAAAAAGTAAAACAAATTTTAGCTAAATTTCCTCAAATAAATTTTATTTGTGTTGATGTTGCCAACGGATATTCTGAACATTTTGTAAACTTTGTACAGAAAATGCGTAAAAACCATCCTAATAAAGTAATTATTGCAGGTAATGTAGTTACAGGAGAAATGGTAGAAGAATTACTTTTAGCTGGCGCAGATATTATTAAAGTAGGTATTGGTCCAGGTTCTGTTTGTACAACACGTGTAAAAACAGGTGTTGGTTATCCTCAATTATCTGCAATTATAGAATGTGCAGATGCTGCTCACGGAATGGGGGGACATATTATTTCTGATGGTGGTTGTAAAATTCCTGGAGATCTATCTAAAGCATTTGGTGGAAGCGCAGATTTTGTAATGTTAGGTGGTATGCTTGCTGGTCATACAGAAAGTGGTGGTGAATTGATTGAAGATAATGGCGAGAAATTTAAGGCTTTTTACGGAATGAGTTCTACAACAGCAATGAACATACATGCAGGAGGTGTTGCCAATTACAGAGCTTCTGAAGGGAAAACAGTTAAAGTTCCTTTTAAAGGAAATGTAGACGATACAATTATTGATATTTTAGGAGGTATTAGATCTACTTGTACTTATGTTGGAGCAAGTAGATTAAAAGAATTGACAAAAAGAACAACTTTTATTAGAGTGCAAGAACAAGAAAACCAAGTGTATTCTTAA
- a CDS encoding DNA gyrase/topoisomerase IV subunit A: protein MSEEINENEHEEELSNLENQSDALDKPVDAVETITKVTGMYKEWFLDYASYVILERAVPSLEDGLKPVQRRIMHSMKDLDDGRYNKVANIVGHTMQYHPHGDASIADAMVQIGQKELLIDMQGNWGNILTGDRAAASRYIEARLSKFALDVVFNPKTTEWKMSYDGRRREPIDLPVKFPLLLAQGAEGIAVGLSTKILPHNFIELIDASIKYLKGRSFRILPDFITGGIADFTHYNDGKRGGKVRVRAKIHQLDKKTLVINEIPFSTTTTSLIDSILKANDKGKIKIKKIEDNTAAEVEILVHLPPNVSPDKSIDALYAFTNCETSISPLSCTIENNTPVFVGVSEMLKHSTDLTVALLKKELEIQLNELEEQWHFSSLERIFIENRIYRDIEEEETWDGVIEAIDKGLKPHIKHLKRAITVEDITRLTEIRIKKISKFDIDKARQFIEGLEDKIAVVKDHLANLIEFAINYFKRLKDTYGKGKERKTEIRIFDDIVASKVAMNNAKLYVNREEGFIGTSLKRDEFVTDCSDIDDVIVFRKDGGMMVSKVDTKTFVGKDIIHVAIFKKKDRRTVYNFMYRDGARGPSYMKRFNVTSVTRDKEYDLTNGNKGSIVHYFSANLNGEAEVVTINLRSVGSVKKLKWDIDFADLGVKGRAVRGNTITKYSIKSVDFKSEGVSTLKPRKIWFDDTVQRLNVDERGELLGEFRAEDKLLIIVQSGKAKAVKPNLAMHFEDDMIVLEKWKPNKPISAIYFDGEKERYYVKRFLIETPEKEEEFISDHAKSQLEIVATDYRPIAEVIYSKRSLLNEEVNFEEFIAVKGIKAQGNQLTTEKIKQVNLLEPLPFEEREEETSEEIEVVDEEVVEDKLPIEVPETETKKPILEELSAEEKAKIALQKSIARKKAEQKKIDDENQTKLF from the coding sequence ATGAGTGAAGAGATAAACGAGAACGAACACGAAGAGGAATTGTCTAATTTAGAAAATCAATCTGATGCTCTAGATAAACCGGTAGATGCCGTAGAAACCATTACCAAAGTTACAGGAATGTACAAGGAGTGGTTTTTAGACTATGCTTCTTATGTGATTTTAGAAAGAGCGGTTCCGTCGTTAGAAGACGGATTAAAACCTGTGCAACGTAGAATTATGCATTCTATGAAAGATTTAGATGATGGACGTTACAATAAGGTAGCAAATATTGTTGGTCATACCATGCAATATCACCCACATGGTGATGCTTCTATTGCAGATGCAATGGTGCAAATTGGTCAGAAAGAATTACTGATTGACATGCAGGGAAACTGGGGTAATATCTTAACAGGAGATAGAGCTGCAGCTTCTCGATATATCGAGGCTCGTTTATCTAAATTTGCCTTGGATGTTGTTTTTAATCCAAAAACAACAGAATGGAAAATGTCTTATGATGGTAGAAGAAGAGAGCCGATAGATTTGCCAGTAAAGTTTCCGTTATTGTTAGCACAAGGAGCAGAGGGAATTGCGGTTGGTTTATCAACAAAAATATTACCGCATAATTTTATAGAACTTATTGACGCTTCTATTAAATATTTAAAAGGAAGAAGCTTTAGAATTTTACCAGATTTTATAACAGGCGGAATTGCAGATTTCACCCATTATAATGATGGAAAAAGAGGAGGAAAAGTACGTGTTCGTGCTAAAATTCACCAATTAGATAAAAAGACGTTGGTAATTAATGAAATTCCGTTTTCTACCACAACAACTTCTTTAATAGATAGTATTTTAAAAGCCAATGATAAAGGGAAGATTAAGATAAAAAAGATTGAAGATAATACTGCTGCAGAAGTAGAAATTTTGGTGCATTTACCGCCAAATGTTTCTCCGGATAAATCTATAGATGCGTTGTATGCTTTTACAAACTGTGAAACTTCTATATCGCCATTATCTTGTACTATAGAAAACAATACACCTGTTTTTGTTGGCGTATCAGAAATGCTAAAACACTCTACAGATTTAACGGTAGCTTTGTTAAAAAAAGAGTTAGAAATTCAGTTAAACGAATTAGAGGAACAATGGCATTTTTCTTCTTTAGAGCGAATTTTTATAGAAAATAGAATCTACCGAGATATTGAAGAAGAAGAAACTTGGGATGGTGTAATTGAAGCAATTGACAAAGGTTTAAAACCACATATTAAACACTTAAAACGTGCCATAACTGTAGAAGATATTACACGTTTAACAGAAATAAGAATTAAGAAAATATCTAAGTTTGATATTGACAAGGCAAGACAATTTATAGAAGGTTTAGAAGATAAAATTGCTGTTGTTAAAGACCATTTAGCAAATTTAATAGAATTTGCTATCAATTACTTTAAACGTTTAAAAGATACCTACGGAAAAGGAAAAGAACGTAAAACCGAAATTAGAATTTTTGATGATATTGTTGCCTCTAAAGTAGCCATGAATAATGCTAAACTTTATGTAAATAGAGAAGAAGGTTTTATTGGAACTTCTTTAAAAAGAGATGAGTTTGTAACCGATTGTTCTGACATTGATGATGTTATTGTTTTTAGAAAAGATGGAGGAATGATGGTATCTAAAGTAGACACTAAAACCTTTGTGGGTAAAGACATTATACATGTTGCTATCTTTAAAAAGAAAGATAGAAGAACGGTGTACAACTTTATGTACAGAGATGGCGCTAGAGGACCATCTTATATGAAACGTTTTAATGTTACCTCTGTTACAAGAGATAAAGAATACGATTTAACCAACGGAAATAAAGGTTCTATTGTACATTATTTTAGTGCAAATCTAAATGGAGAGGCAGAAGTTGTAACCATAAATTTACGCTCTGTTGGTAGTGTTAAAAAATTGAAATGGGATATTGATTTTGCAGATTTAGGTGTAAAAGGAAGAGCCGTTAGAGGAAATACAATTACAAAATATTCAATTAAAAGTGTCGATTTTAAATCTGAAGGAGTATCTACTTTAAAACCTCGTAAAATTTGGTTTGATGATACTGTACAACGTTTAAATGTTGATGAAAGAGGTGAGTTGTTAGGAGAATTTAGAGCCGAAGATAAATTGCTAATTATTGTGCAAAGTGGAAAAGCAAAAGCGGTAAAACCAAATTTAGCGATGCATTTTGAAGATGATATGATTGTGTTAGAAAAATGGAAACCTAACAAACCAATTTCTGCTATATATTTTGATGGAGAAAAAGAACGTTATTATGTAAAACGCTTTTTAATAGAAACACCAGAAAAAGAAGAAGAATTTATTTCTGATCATGCTAAAAGTCAGTTAGAAATTGTTGCCACAGATTACAGACCTATAGCAGAAGTAATTTATTCTAAACGAAGTTTATTGAATGAAGAAGTTAATTTTGAAGAATTTATAGCGGTTAAAGGGATAAAAGCACAAGGAAATCAATTAACAACAGAAAAAATAAAACAAGTTAATTTATTAGAACCTTTACCTTTTGAAGAGCGAGAAGAAGAAACATCTGAAGAAATAGAGGTGGTAGATGAAGAAGTTGTAGAGGATAAATTACCAATTGAGGTTCCAGAAACAGAAACTAAAAAACCTATATTAGAAGAACTTTCTGCAGAAGAAAAAGCTAAAATAGCTTTGCAAAAATCAATCGCAAGAAAGAAAGCAGAACAGAAGAAAATAGATGATGAAAACCAAACGAAACTGTTTTAA
- a CDS encoding aspartate/glutamate racemase family protein — MKKIGLIGGITPESTILYYRILNELNANSLGKPHSAKVIMSSFDFGQISQLQKEGRWDLLDQLMAEAGESLEKAGVTCILICANTMHLCIDAVKKVVTIPVIHIAEATSKSIIEKKVKKVALLGTKYTMEKDFFTDVLKSFGIEAMIPTSDEREIIHTIIYDELSVGNMNPVSKEKYLKIINRLIKSGAEGVILGCTEIPLLIDQDDVSVPVFDTTRIHATAAFKLSTKNEQQQQQQQQ; from the coding sequence ATGAAAAAAATAGGTTTAATTGGAGGTATTACACCGGAGTCTACCATTTTATATTACCGAATCTTAAACGAATTAAATGCAAATAGTTTAGGGAAACCTCATTCTGCAAAAGTAATTATGAGTTCTTTTGATTTTGGACAAATATCTCAACTTCAAAAAGAAGGAAGATGGGATTTGTTAGATCAATTAATGGCAGAAGCTGGTGAAAGTTTAGAAAAAGCAGGTGTAACTTGTATTTTAATTTGTGCAAATACCATGCATTTGTGTATAGACGCAGTTAAGAAAGTAGTTACCATCCCTGTTATTCATATTGCAGAAGCAACCTCTAAAAGTATTATAGAAAAAAAAGTGAAAAAAGTTGCTTTATTAGGTACAAAATATACCATGGAAAAAGATTTTTTTACGGATGTTTTAAAATCGTTTGGTATTGAAGCGATGATTCCTACAAGTGATGAAAGAGAAATAATTCATACTATAATCTATGATGAACTTTCTGTAGGTAACATGAATCCGGTTTCAAAAGAAAAATATTTAAAGATTATAAATAGGTTAATTAAAAGTGGGGCAGAAGGTGTTATTTTAGGATGTACAGAGATTCCGTTATTAATTGATCAAGATGATGTTTCTGTACCTGTTTTTGATACAACTAGAATTCATGCAACTGCTGCTTTTAAGCTTTCTACTAAAAATGAGCAACAACAGCAACAGCAACAACAATAA
- a CDS encoding LuxR C-terminal-related transcriptional regulator, with amino-acid sequence MKLKGLLFFLFIIGHTYSQSDIYFYKDSSSSLTYKNIDKVKFTPINTEVLEKHSDATFWFKIPAKETYLSYILRIVSIRVDTVKAYQNLKEIQRLEYQRYPSFQFSRKYSTYIKVKSNFSFNFPVELNTVAKAEFIEKKQLLVNGIYYGITFLVILFSINYFYFFRDNSFLYHAFLLFSLTLSFVLSDGMFQFFNVNDKKIEILILFNYILLAYSSSKFTINFLLLDTYFPKVKRYIYSMVIGVILLAVLFLIFKKNIVYTILTVLTGVLLFIHWFISVLLFKKNTHTKLFALSYVILLFSGIDFFVLKKFGISLFETNAINIKIGGFIQVITLSFAVLFREKDLRRYNRYMKNEIIKYSKEIKKIITQEQKEPVKENLENLSLREREIFDLIVSGKSNKEIANEVNISVNTVKFHVKNIYGKLKIKSRKEALKI; translated from the coding sequence ATGAAATTGAAAGGACTTTTATTTTTTTTATTTATTATAGGACATACTTATTCTCAATCTGATATTTATTTTTATAAAGATTCAAGTAGTAGTTTAACGTATAAGAATATTGATAAAGTAAAATTTACACCTATAAATACGGAAGTTTTAGAAAAACATTCCGATGCTACTTTTTGGTTTAAAATACCAGCAAAAGAAACATATTTAAGTTATATTCTAAGAATTGTTAGTATAAGAGTTGATACAGTAAAAGCATATCAAAATTTAAAAGAAATTCAAAGATTAGAATATCAAAGATATCCTTCTTTTCAATTTTCAAGAAAATATTCAACATATATAAAAGTAAAATCTAATTTTAGTTTCAATTTTCCTGTAGAATTAAACACAGTAGCAAAAGCAGAATTTATAGAAAAAAAACAATTACTTGTTAATGGTATTTATTATGGAATTACTTTTTTGGTGATACTTTTTAGTATTAATTACTTTTACTTTTTTAGAGATAACTCTTTTTTATACCATGCTTTTTTGTTGTTCAGTTTAACTCTTAGCTTTGTTTTATCAGATGGTATGTTTCAATTTTTTAATGTTAATGATAAAAAAATTGAAATTTTAATTTTATTTAATTATATCCTTCTAGCTTATTCTTCATCTAAGTTTACAATTAATTTTCTTTTATTGGACACTTATTTTCCTAAAGTGAAAAGGTATATATATAGCATGGTAATAGGTGTAATTTTACTTGCTGTTTTATTTTTAATTTTTAAGAAGAATATAGTATATACCATTTTAACTGTATTAACTGGAGTTCTTTTATTTATTCATTGGTTTATAAGTGTTTTGCTTTTCAAGAAAAACACACATACTAAATTATTTGCACTCTCATACGTAATTTTATTATTTAGCGGAATAGATTTTTTTGTTTTAAAAAAATTCGGAATTTCATTATTTGAAACCAATGCCATTAATATAAAAATTGGCGGGTTTATACAAGTGATAACATTATCATTTGCAGTATTGTTTAGAGAGAAAGATTTAAGAAGGTATAATCGTTATATGAAAAATGAAATTATAAAATACTCTAAAGAAATAAAAAAAATAATTACACAAGAGCAAAAAGAACCTGTTAAAGAAAATTTAGAAAATTTAAGTCTTAGAGAAAGAGAAATTTTTGATTTAATTGTATCTGGTAAGTCGAATAAAGAAATAGCAAACGAAGTAAATATCTCAGTAAACACTGTTAAATTTCATGTGAAAAATATTTACGGAAAATTAAAAATTAAAAGTAGAAAAGAAGCTTTAAAAATTTAA